In a genomic window of Urocitellus parryii isolate mUroPar1 chromosome 11, mUroPar1.hap1, whole genome shotgun sequence:
- the Tssk3 gene encoding testis-specific serine/threonine-protein kinase 3 gives MEDFLLSNGYQLGKTIGEGTYSKVKEAFSKKHQRKVAIKIIDKMGGPEEFIQRFLPRELQIVRTLDHKNIIRVYEMLESADGKIYLVMELAEGGDVFDCVLNGGPLPESRAKALFRQMVEAIRYCHGCGVAHRDLKCENALLQGFNLKLTDFGFAKVLPKSRRELSQTFCGSTAYAAPEVLQGIPHDSKKGDIWSMGVVLYVMLCASLPFDDTDIPKMLWQQQKGVSFPTHLGISTECQDLLKRLLEPDMILRPSIEEVSWHPWLAST, from the exons ATGGAGGACTTTCTGCTCTCCAATGGGTACCAGCTGGGCAAGACCATTGGGGAAGGGACCTACTCAAAAGTCAAAGAAGCATTTTCcaaaaaacaccaaagaaaagTGGCAATTAAAATTATAGACAAGATGGGAGGGCCAGAAG AGTTTATCCAGAGATTCCTGCCTCGGGAACTCCAGATTGTCCGAACCCTGGACCACAAGAACATCATCCGGGTGTATGAGATGCTGGAGTCTGCAGATGGGAAAATCTACCTGGTGATGGAACTGGCTGAGGGAGGGGATGTCTTTGACTGTGTGCTGAATGGGGGGCCACTGCCTGAGAGCCGGGCCAAGGCCCTCTTCCGTCAGATGGTCGAGGCCATCCGCTACTGCCATGGCTGTGGCGTGGCCCACCGGGACCTCAAATGTGAGAACGCCTTGTTGCAGGGCTTCAACCTCAAGCTGACCGACTTTGGCTTTGCCAAGGTATTACCCAAGTCACGCCGGGAGCTGAGCCAGACCTTCTGCGGCAGTACAGCCTATGCCGCCCCTGAGGTGCTGCAGGGTATTCCCCACGACAGCAAGAAGGGTGACATCTGGAGCATGGGCGTGGTCCTCTACGTCATGCTCTGTGCCAGCCTACCTTTTGATGACACAGACATCCCCAAGATGCTGTGGCAGCAGCAGAAGGGGGTGTCCTTCCCCACTCATCTGGGCATCTCGACCGAATGCCAGGACCTGCTCAAGCGGCTCCTGGAACCAGACATGATCCTCCGGCCTTCAATCGAAGAAGTTAGTTGGCACCCATGGCTAGCAAGCACTTGA